The following nucleotide sequence is from Trifolium pratense cultivar HEN17-A07 linkage group LG2, ARS_RC_1.1, whole genome shotgun sequence.
ATCTTACTGCCCTGGGCCCCTGGTGTTCATCAGGATGCAAAGTTAAAGGCTGTAGGAGGTTGGAAGCTTTTTCTATTTGCTCCAATCTGTAATGATTAGCTTGTTCTTGATATCTGTGCTTATACTTTTTATCCCACTACCTGTTGTAGGTTGTGCAAAGGCCGTGAGTGACTACAAATGGTTGTCTTCAGACATATCTACTGTATCTGTGTCAGCTTCTGGTACTATCCAGGCGAAAAAGCCTGGAAAAGCTACTATTAAAGTGATATCTGTATATGATTCACTAAATTATGATGAGGTAATATTATTAACTTTCGTAAAGTTTATCATGTTTGAGTCTATAAGCTGGAATCTAGCGTCATGAATTTGCATCTGTTCCTATGTTATATAGTATTTGAATGCATGAATGTCGTTTAGTAGGGGAGTAATATAATATGGTATTTGCTAAAGCATATTGGCTGGACCTTTACCATGTGTGCTTTGTTTGTGAGATCACCCCATTAAACTTCATTCCTTTCTAAATGGTATCTATATCTTGGTTCTTACCAAGCTACAACCGAAACATTGCTTCCCtattccaaaataaaatatctGTGTTTTCTGCCTGAATTTGATGAATTCCTTCTTGCTTGGTGGTGGATCCTTTCCCTTGTTTTGAGGCATTTTTGTGATAACTTGTGTAGATTGATCCATGATTCCTCGTTCTTTTAATCACACCATTGGTATTTGTTCTCCTACTACGTTCCAAATGTCTTCTGTCTATACTTTATAGCTACTTTCATTGATTTCAATGAGTTCGTCAGATGCTGATCTGATGTGAGACATGAATAGGATGAttatgatatatgatatatctttttatGTGTTTCCTTAGCTTTACTTTTCGAATAATATCACAGATGTGTGTTTTTGGCCTTCTGCTATCATGATGACACTAGTGAGGTTTTTCTGTAAAAGAAGGGATACAGTAATCAAAATTAAAGAGACTGGTTTATTCTCTGATGATAATGAGCTGATTTTCTCACTACACAATATTACAGGTGTTTTTTGTGAGTCTGTGCCATTTGTGTATATACTTCTATCCATgtataaaatattcataaaatttACTTTGAATTGCTTTGGATGTTTATACAAttcttccaattttttatttcgtaattttattttcttacagGTCCTGGTTGAAGTCTCCATTCCATCTTCTATGGTTATGCTTCACAATTTTCATGTAGAAACTGTTATTGGATCTCGTCTTCAAGCTGCTGTGACAATGAAAACATCTAATGGTGACACCATATGAAAGGATATTTTGTAGTTTACTTTTCATTTCACTAACAACAACACAGTTTGGTACTTTTGTTTATGTGAATATTTCATGCGCAGGTGCCTTTTTCTATAGATGCGATGCCTTCAATTCTTTGATAAAGTGGAAAGCTGGAAGTGAGTCTTTTGTAGTTGTCAATGCATCTCAGGAGTCGTCATACTTGGAAACATTGCCAAATAGTCAGGTCCATCCATCAGATGAGGGCTTTCCATGTTCTTGGACTCACATATATGCTTCTAATACTGGTCAAGCAATAATCCGTGCCACACTTTCTCTAGAATATCACCAATTCAGTCATGCTCCTGTTGTGTTAAAAGCATCTTTACGCATTGCGGCATATCTACCCTTTATTGTACGTCAGGCAGGTGACGGAAACCACTTTGGTGGTTACTGGCTTGACTTGGCTCAAGCAGAAAACAACAAGCAATTGCATAGCTTGGAGGAGTTAGATCTTGTCCCTGGGACAAATTTAGACTTATTACTTGTTGGTGGACCTGAACCATGGAACAAACATGTTGATTTTATTGAATCTGTGGATGTTTTGGGTGGAGAGAATGATCTGTCTGATGGAGTTCTCGTGCATCAGATATCTGACAACAGTAGGACTTTGTACAGAGTTTTATGTCAAAGACTGGGAACCTTTGTAAGTTTCAGTATTCATTTCTTATTAGAAAGTATCAGtgtttttttttgaccaaaaaagtATCATAGTTTTAGTGTAGTGCTTGTGTGCAACAGTGCAACATTAGTCACTTATTGTGTTTAGTTAGTTTAGTGGTTGCAACAAAATTCTTTAGTAGCTTGTACCAGGATTCTATCACTCTCAGATATAACTATATACAACTGTAAATAGTTGTGTATAGGAACTGGTAGCTATATGCAGATGGTAGAGAATAGAAAATTTCTTAGTCAGATATCTCAATACTCtctattttctctcattttccttCATTTTCTTTCATTCTCTTGTAATCCCTAGTATTTTTAACATGAGATAGGAGTTGGGAAATAATAACCTTTGTTTCATATGACCCAGAAACTGCTTTTCAAACGTGGAAATTTGGTTGGGGATGATCATCGTCTGCCTTCTGTAGCTGAAGCTTTGCTGCCAGTGATATGTAGCATTCCTTCTTCTATTGTACTTATAGCTGATGAGCCAGGTAGGCATTTCACACAATGTTTTAATAATTGACAACCGAGTTTTTTAGATTTCTGTTTCTTGATTTAATTGTTTTCTCCAGTGAATGAATATGAAATTATTAGAGCATCTGCTCAAGCTGAGCGTAGTTCACGGAGACTTCGCGATAACCCTATTACTGTGGCAAATGGGCGCACTATTCGAATATCTGCAGCTGGTATTAGTGCTTCTGGAGAAGCGTTTGCAAACTCATCGTCTCTAAGTTTGAAGTGGGAGCTCGGCAGCTGTGAGGGACTAGCATATTGGGATTATGCATTTAATATTGTGAAGTCCAGCGATTGGGAGAGGTTTTTGGTCTTGCAAAATGAATCAGGATTGGTACAGAGAGATTTGATTCCTAATAAttgccattttattttattttattttatttactatcTGACCTTTTGACTGGATTTTACAGTTTCTGGTAATTTAGTTGTGTGTGAAAACTTGCTGTCCCAGATAgcagtttatttttattttcctttgtgAACATTACTTTATGTTTGTGCATGCCGTACTCGGACTTAGTAGACTAGCTAAGTAAGTGTGTGTGAGATCACAATGAGTGTACTAATTTGgcaataaattatttataatccCAATCCTGTATCATTGGAGTACGTGTTGTTTTTTATGTTGCGGTCCTGTGTTCTTATTAATGAATTATTAGTTGCCTCCACACTTCGCTATGTCTATGCTCAACCtataaaataaactttatgTTGCGTCTCTTTACAATTCAATGATATATAATCCTAATCCCATATCATTGTTGTAGTGGCCCCTTCCTATTAACTAGTCCTGTATTTGTCTAGTTCTTTGAAACAGTGTCAAGCAATTTAAGAAGTTGATTTAAAGTTTCTCGGTGTGTGATACATGTTAGAATTACTAAAATGTCATTCTTTGACTCTTACCTAAGACACTAAAGTCCAAAGGCAAGATCTATATGACTATATGGTGATTTTACACTATATTCACTTTACCAGTTTGTGGGAAATCTTGACTGTATTAGTATGATATAATCTATACTTGTAAAATCATTTTGTCTGACAAAGCTCCAATTCGTTACACAATTCATTTTTTCCGACATTGCTATTTGGCATGTGATAGAGCCCTTTTCCAATGATTTCAAAGttatgctttaaaatatttgcTGCTGAAATAGTGTAAATTTTTTGTGGGTCTTGTATAATGTATACCTTGCTGTGTAATATTCATGTAACTTTTAACTAATTGATAATTCTTTTTCCGTAAAGGGTGAATATTATTTTACATATCTTGCTCTAGTGTATGAATAACTAAAGTGACTTTAAATGCTGTTTCTTAGTGCATTGTTCGTGCTACTGTTACTGGCTTTCTCGATGGCTTGGGAGATGGTACATTTCACCAGTTTTCTCAAACTGAAAATGTGCTTACAGATGCCATTCGTTTACAGGTACTATctgttgaaattaattttttagattgTGACACTTGTtctttaacttaattaaaaatgaatagtTTATAAGTTTAATGGTTAAGTTCTGATTCATCTCTCTGCAATTGTTCTTTATGATGGGTCTTTAGAGCAATTATGTTCTTATTATTGTTTTGTCCTGAGAAGTTGTCTTATCTTTATATTGGTGTGACAATGCAGCTTGTTTCTATGCTAAGAGTTGATCCAGAGTTCAGCTTGATATATTTCAATCCTAATGCAAAGGTAACACTTGTGGAAAGATATTATCTTTTATTCTAACACCTATAAATAGGGGCTGATGCTTAGTCTTTTGTATCAAGTTAATATCCAgttattatcaataatattcatagttcttatcttattatttttctcattttttttaacaatgttCTCTATGTCTGCCTTAAGGTAAATTTGTCAATTACTGGGGGGAGCTGTTTCTTGGAAGCTGTTACAAATGATTCTCAAGTGGTGGAAGTTACTCAACCAACAACAGGATTAGAATGTCACCAACTGAGTTTGTCCCCTAAAGGGTTAGGGATAGCTAATCTGACTTTATATGACATGGGGCTAACTCCTCCATTAAGAGCATCTGCACTTGTAAGTTCTATTTTCAATCAATTTTGTATTGCTTGAAATTTAAGGAAAATTCTTGATTTTGATGTCCATACCTCTATATTTTCGTAGTTATGATCCCTTGTCTGTTAGAATGACTAATTATTAATCACCTTTCTTCCTTCATCCTTGTGACACTTATTTTTGTCGACCTAGCCACAATTTTTTTGTCCTGTCATCCAGACTTAAATATCAATACAAAATCTCGTAATCGGCCATTCCAAATTTTGACCTTTCCCTACCTACTCTTGTGactagtttttttcttcttttgaacgGCCTACTCTTGTGACTAGTGCTGTCCTCAATTCAGTGAGTAAAGCGTGTGATCTTGTAGTAAAGTTTATTGACTTGTGTAGGAGTTCAGAAATTTGCTTCAGTTTTCTTTAATCTTCACTGCAACACAACTTGTCCTAGCTCTCTGTAAATAATTGATGTTTAATGTTTGGTGCTTTTAATGGTGGAATGTTACAGGTCCAGGTTGCAGATATAGAATGGATTCAGATCATGTCAGGAGAAGAAATTAGCCTAATGGTATGTCTTTTTATTCTTGTATTTTGGTTTAAAATGGCttaatttaatgattttattGGATGGCCATATATGCACCACATAATGACTTCACTAACTAACAGGTAGAGAAAACCAAAAGAAAGGCGTAGTaacactttgtaaaaaaattaagaatttaatcCTCTATTGACCTTTGTCTCTAGTTCTTGACACTGTTGCGGGATTTGGTCTTTTCCTGCTATCTTTGGCTAGTGTAAGGAAGGGATGTTTTTTGATAGATTCAACTGGTATAAAGAGAATGAAAACAGAGAGAAGCAAAACAATTGGACAATAGATGTCTCTGAGAATCTTATTACTGTATTCTTTCTATGATGGCCAGGAAGTCTACAAGTAGGCACATACAAGCGTGAATCCGAGATCACCCTAAATCCCTAATTCATTCCTAACTGACTCCTCACTTAGCTATTAAATGCCTACCTACTCTGCTGATCCACTATTTATAGATTTCAATCACATTTACAGTTAGTTATACCCCCTAATTCTTGTTACCCTTCCTCATGTATGCAGCTTTCCATCCGAGGCCTATATAGCTTTGAGCCAGTTTTTGAATAGGATGTGTGTGTTGTGTAGTGAAGGGGAGCCTTGACACAACTGGTTGTAATTTGTAAATGTTGCCACGTGTCTATGTCTTGGGTTCAAATCATGAAATCAGTCTCCTGCTAATGCAAGTTGGACTGTCTACAATAGATCCTCAATGGATCCCCACCCCTTCCCTCGACCCAGCATGTGGGAGCTTTATAGCACTAGGTTGCTCTTTTTTGTTACTGTGCATGGTACATGCATAGTTTTCCTAAAATAGTGTCCAATGCTTGGGGATTGAGAGCAAGACTTGTAAGTAAATGGGAAAAATTCCACAGCATTATTTCTACACAGTTTCTAtatgtttgaaaataaaaaacatgaagatcatTCAACTGACAAATTTACAGTTTCTATTGCtcttttttgtaatttataaatatgaTTATTGATTAGTGGCTATATATTCAACCTAGAATTTCAACATGATGTACTATCCTGATCTTTACAGGAAGGAAGTTTGCAAACTATTGACTTATTGGCCGGTACAAATGGAGGAAACAATTTTCATGCTTCCCAGGTTTTAATCGGTTTCCGTATTTAATTTAATGAGCTACAATCagtttttgtatttaatttaatgagCTTACAATCAGTTTTTGTGATTGGCATGTTTTACCCTGATCTTGTGGGAAATTATCTTTACTGCCTTTACCATGGTCAATAAGGCTAatattttagtctttttggaTGTTATCTTCCCCATATTCACCAATGAAAACATGTCATAGTGAGTTTTTTCTATTTCAACTTGCAAACTAATGACTGGGAAACTATGATGCAGTTTGTTTACATGAATCTTCATGTTCATGTTGAGGATACTATAATTGAGCTGCTGGATACTGACAGTCTGTCTAGTCATGTTGGTAGACATGTTAATGCaccaagttttaaaataaagggGAGATATCTTGGAATTACAACCCTTTATGTAAGTCTAATATCAACATCTATAAACCTGACCTTAATCTAACTAAATTTTTTCATGGACTTCGAAGAACTCAAAATCTTGGTCATTATTTCTTGAAACCAGGTTAGTGCTATGCAACATTCTGGACATGTAGTACAAAGTCAAGCTATTAGGGTGGAGGTGTACAAAGCTCCAAGAATACACCCTCATGAAATTTTCCTGCTACCTGGTGCGTCATATGTGGTATGTCCGAAAGTACAAGCGTTGTTTCTTCAGTACTAGTTTAACTTGAAAATGTGGACTTCAAAAGAACATCATACCACATTCTTCTCTTTagttaatgttttatttttctgttggaaaaggaaaggttgatttctttgtaaaaaaataagtgCTTACATTTATTTCTAGATTCGCAATTCATCAATATCTCTACTTATTTGTTTCCTTGCTGCCCTAAAATTTCTGTCGCTAGTTTCAAGgttatcttctttttttaattttttttattgaatggtAGTTTCAAGGTTATCTTAATGGGGTCAAGTCTAGAGTTATTTAAGGAGCCTATGATATTTGCAATATGTACCTTGTTTTTTAGCTTGTAAAGACACAATTGAAGGGTTTCAGTTTGTCTTCATACAAGTCTTTCATCCTTACTTCTCTCTTATCTGTATTTCTCAGTGTTTTCTTTTGTGATTATTTATCTTCACAAATTGTTTTTCAATCTTGAGCTACTGTGACCATTGGCGCTATTGTTTTATCAGTCTTGGTTTTATAATGATggtgttttatttaatttatttgccTAGCTTACCGTGGAAGGTGGCCCATCTCTCGGTGTTCATGTTGAATATGCAgttgaaaatgataaaattgcAAGTATTGATAGATATACTGGACGGCTCTTGGCAATTTCTACTGGGAACACAGTAAGATGTTAAATCCTGCTTAGGGTTttttatgtttacttattattaactattttttattcaaatttgttATGAAGTATATGCACCTTTTAGCTGATTGTCACAAAGCACATACTTTTATACACATACACAGGACAGATTTTGTACTTTAGCTAAACAAGGGTGTTTTGTTGTAATTTAGTGGTCATGCTACTAGGACAGATAACTTGCAGGTGTAAAATAACTTGTTCCGCTGGCATTTTCAGTTTTATAAAATGAATTTCTGCTTTTGCGAACACGTGATGATATTTCTGCCCTATTCTTCAGACGATTATCGCTAGCGTCTTTGTGAATGGAAATACTGTGATTTGTGAAGCAAGGAGTGTTTTAAAGGTGGGAGTTTCATCTACTATCAAATTGCACATGCAGAGTGAACAACTAGGAGTTGGCTGCAAACTACCAATTTATCCGTTATTTCCTGAGGTGatagttaaaaaaatttgtgaaatatTCTTTCAATTGTGTATTTCATATGTTAATATTGATGGCCTTTTTGGTTTTGCCagggaaatttattttctttctacGAGCTATGTAAAAGTTACCAGTGGACTATTGAAGATGAACAGGTTTGgctttattttcaaattatcttTTTAAGCAATGCCGCAAGGATTAAGTAGCATTAATGGAGTGCAATCAAGTACACTCCATACGATAGTTATACCTCTTAGAAATCGAAACACCATTATATATGGTCTAAAAGTCATATTTCAAGGAAGCAAAACAATATGAAGTTTTAGATTCACAAGGAAAGTGTGTTTGGTCTGAAAGAAACAACTAGTTTTATACAAAGAACATAAAACTACATCTTAAAcgtatcttttctgtttaattGCCACACCATAATTAATAGAGAATTCAAAGCCAAACAAATTTGTGCTGCCagtataaaatttataattgttgACTAATTCACCATTTGCCTTGCTTATTTCCCCTATTTCCCCAGTTATCAACAGGCAACAGCTAACAAAGCTAATATACTTCTACTATGATACACCATAAATCATTGCACCATAAAACTATCATTTTCTTCCTAAGAAAATCACACTCGACAGTGTAAGATAGTCTAAAAAATTGACTTTGCTATGTTTTTTAGGTGCTGAGTTTCAAGGTGGCAGAGAGCTTGCATGGTGAAAAATATGGGACCGCTTCAGAAGATAGTCAAGTTGGCGGTTATTTTGATGAGAATGACATTGGCTTTATTAACGTCTTGTATGGAAGGTATTAAGTTGTGCATCATTCTTGTCAAGAATAGTAGCATGCCATACTCTTTCTCTGTTAAAAACTCTTAAATATCTGGATTCAAATAATGACCTTAATCTCTTATGGTTCCAGTATATATATCATTGTTGGAGTCATTCAAGCTTTATATTGGCTTTgcttagtttaatttttttctttcttctttttctctttcattAGATATGATTCATCTGATATGATATAATGTTTAGTTTAATATATGTATCTGATCCCACCCCATTAGAAAATACTTCAGGGGTTGTCGTTGCTAAATTTAATTCCTTTTTAGAGGCAACATAAAAATTGCCagctttaattaatttatattatatcctTTTATTCCTTGATATGTTTTCTATGTTTTTCTCAGATAGATATGATTCAGTTACCGTTTTCAGTCCCTAAACCTTAGAGATTGCTGATTTTTTCTCCTTGTATATATTGTCTGATTTTCCTCATGTAATACACTCAATATAATGTTTTGTATTCAATCTGTAGTGAAGTGTAAATATAATTTACAGCAAGTGGTCAACTTATAACATCAATAAACATTTTAAAAGATACGGTATAGAAATATGTAATTGAGTACcatatattttcttatttatttatttatttattttggctaGGTCTGCGGGCAAGACAAAAGTTGCTTTGTCATTCTCGTGCGAGTTTTCAACTTCTGGGTCGAAAACACAGTCAAGGTTGTACAGTTCATCTTTATCAGTAACAGTAGTTCCCGATCTTCCCCTGGCTTTGGGACTCCCAATAACCTGGATTCTTCCTCCCTACTATACAACTACAAGCCTTTTGCCTTCCTCCTCAGAATCTTATTATGATGGTCAGAATCACAAAGGAACCATCAAGTATTCTTTATTGAGTAGTATAGATAAAAATGCTCTGCAGAATGATGCCGTGTTCATTGATGGGgataaaattaaaacatcaGAAAGTAATAATCTTGCATGCATTCAAGCCAAAGATCGTACCACTGGTAGAATAGAGATTGCTTCCTGCGTCAAGGTTTCTGAGGTATGGATTTTATCTATCACCTACTGTTTATTTGGGACCATTTGTTGGCAGTTGACGCTCTTAGGATAATGAATGGTTATAtccattgtatatttaattattaaccATTAGATTTACAAGAGTCCAATTGAGTCTGAAATTTATtgtctaatatttaaaataaaaaaataatccatAGGTAGATGTTTCAGTTATACATGTGTCTGTATGGAGTTttagagagtgagagagagagagagggtaaTATTAGAGAAAGAGAAGCAGTGTTATTAATGGTTGCTTATGGCACCAGCCAAAAATCCGCCATATAAACAGTTGCTGCCTATGGAGGCTGACACAAAATCCGCAATGGCGGTAATTTAACAACACTGTAGAGAAGTATTTAGTAAGAGAAAAAatgtataatttaaattttttataatataattataagtgGACGGATTGTATGTTTACTAAGAATTGTGCTAGTAACATCCTCTCTAAGAAAAGTAGTTGTAgcattaaatttataaataatatttacttCTCCATAATTACCCTTATAAATATTGATATCATAAGAGGGAGAGACTTTATGATTCCCAATGGTAAATTTAATAGGGGCATTTTTATACAGAATTCATTAATGCATGTGAAAATTTGAAAAGAGTCTTGTATTAGGGGACGAGAAAACCTCAAAAATTGGATCTTATAAtaagggacggagggagtattaaaggTTGTGTTGTTAGCACTCATTTTTTACTAAATGGGATTTGATGGATTGGATTTTTTTCATACTTTTTTAACCGATCATAGATGCATCAATCACTTATTGTTTATCCATCCATCTTGGTCAATATTACCCCTGGCTGCCATTCTGTCTCAGCAGAATAAGTATATCTACTATATTGACCATGTTATTTGCTTTATAGTctagatatatcatatatgtcaTTTTTTTGCGAATTGTAATTCACCATAATTTCTATATCATGATCAAGGTTACTCAAGTTAGAATAGCAAGTAAGGAGGTGCTGTTCAAAGTGATTGACCTTGCTGTTGGTGCAGAATTTGATCTTCCAACAACCTTTTATGATACTCTAGGTATCAACACCCCCTTAATACTATATCACAGTAGGAACTTCAGATTGAAAGTACTCATATTTTATTGTCTTCCTTTGGTTAAACAGGAAACCCTTTCTATGAAGCATACAATGCAGTGCGTGTCTATGCTGAAACTAACTACCCTGATGTTCTTGCCATAAACAAAACTGCTGATGGAAAAGGGAATATTCACATAAAGGTTCGTTGATTGTTTTCATTAGAAATCATTTTCTTGCTTGTCTATGTTCTTTGGATTTCGACAAAAAGCAGTATAAGAACCTGCAGCTTGCACATTTGCAGAGTTTTGGAACTAACTAGGTAGATAAGTTTCGTGTGTTTTCACCTAAAATTGTATCACGTGACTTTAGTGTCAGTTGAAGTTGTAGGATTTGGGATTAATCGATTATTAAGGAGGGAAGAGAAAGAATAAGACGTAGCATTGTGATTATGACTTGATACAGAGGgctatatattaattaatccTTAGTTTTTTACTAAAAGAGGATCTAAGATATCTTAAATAATTCTAAGAGTATAagatatttttttcattaattccAGCAGTTTCTAATGAAGTGAAACCTGCATAGTCTTATCAAGATCGGGCTTAGTTCACTTTATTCGTGGTTGCGATTTAACTTAAAGAGAGCCTGTCTGTGTGTGTAACATCAGAGAAACTTTTTGGAATCTAGCCAGAATTTGCCATGTCTAGTACTTAATTTGCTTTATGTGGAGTTGCTTTACTCAGCTAAGTAAACTTGTTTCGACTGACTCATTGTTGAAGGCAATTCGGCACGGGAAAGCTCTTGTGCGTGTAGCAATTAGTGAAGCCCAACAAAAGTCAGACTACGTGCTGGTAAGTAATATCTATTTGCCCTGCACTTTATAACAATAAATTACTGTTCTACATGCAGTTCTTGATCTTAAGTCTTAACCCATATGTATATCTACTGGATTCTCTGaatctttttcattttcttgcAGATTAGAGTTGGTGCCCATGTATATCCTCGAAATCCAGTTCTTCATATTGGAAGTCCTCTTAACTTGAGCATCAGAGGTGTGGCTAGTTTGAATGATTGCTGTTAATTTATTCTTCTATCAATGATTTCATTCTCAGGaatactttctttttttaagaaaaatctaTTTGTTAGAGGTTAAAAGAAACCATTTGCTTACATTTACTGTACAACTTAAGATATTGGGAGAGTTAGTTCATGACCGATATCAGAGGCAAACATGCAATGACCAACTCTCCGGATGGATGGAGTTTTTGGTTTATTAATCAAATCCATACGCTTTGGTGAATGAAACTGATTTATCAAAGACTGGAAACATTGGACAA
It contains:
- the LOC123906644 gene encoding nuclear pore complex protein GP210 isoform X1; the protein is MSKKKNKNMALILLSSVIMVISIVELAAASSPPHASSGPHIADVNLLLPPKMTFPVEYRLQGSDGCFKWSWDHHDILSVLPEYNSSNKCSTSARLRSIAPYSGRKETAVYATDVKTGIVIRCKVFIDNISRIQIFHNSIKLDLDGLATLHVRAFDSEENVFSSLAGLQFMWSLMPEANGLPYRLVNVPIKDSPLSDCGGLCGDLDIQIKLEDDGVFSDLFVVKGIEIGHEIVSVHLLEPQLQNMADEILLTVAEAMSLEPPSPVFVLVGAVVPYTLKVIRGNIPQVVTLPSPHHQWSASNDSVAQVDSKTGLAYAWNLGMTAITVEDTRVAAHVQVSSLNVVLPAYLGLYITPLSSSGDPVEGIKSIPLMARWYVVSGRQYLIQIKVFAHAHDEQEIYITENDDVNVYDYRSDCWRTVPVSNDIAFKHGWRNTKLLKAYSQGHGNLTASVSYPGGADDKKEIITVAQEVMVCDQVKFTLGNEGGVILLPWAPGVHQDAKLKAVGGCAKAVSDYKWLSSDISTVSVSASGTIQAKKPGKATIKVISVYDSLNYDEVLVEVSIPSSMVMLHNFHVETVIGSRLQAAVTMKTSNGAFFYRCDAFNSLIKWKAGSESFVVVNASQESSYLETLPNSQVHPSDEGFPCSWTHIYASNTGQAIIRATLSLEYHQFSHAPVVLKASLRIAAYLPFIVRQAGDGNHFGGYWLDLAQAENNKQLHSLEELDLVPGTNLDLLLVGGPEPWNKHVDFIESVDVLGGENDLSDGVLVHQISDNSRTLYRVLCQRLGTFKLLFKRGNLVGDDHRLPSVAEALLPVICSIPSSIVLIADEPVNEYEIIRASAQAERSSRRLRDNPITVANGRTIRISAAGISASGEAFANSSSLSLKWELGSCEGLAYWDYAFNIVKSSDWERFLVLQNESGLCIVRATVTGFLDGLGDGTFHQFSQTENVLTDAIRLQLVSMLRVDPEFSLIYFNPNAKVNLSITGGSCFLEAVTNDSQVVEVTQPTTGLECHQLSLSPKGLGIANLTLYDMGLTPPLRASALVQVADIEWIQIMSGEEISLMEGSLQTIDLLAGTNGGNNFHASQFVYMNLHVHVEDTIIELLDTDSLSSHVGRHVNAPSFKIKGRYLGITTLYVSAMQHSGHVVQSQAIRVEVYKAPRIHPHEIFLLPGASYVLTVEGGPSLGVHVEYAVENDKIASIDRYTGRLLAISTGNTTIIASVFVNGNTVICEARSVLKVGVSSTIKLHMQSEQLGVGCKLPIYPLFPEGNLFSFYELCKSYQWTIEDEQVLSFKVAESLHGEKYGTASEDSQVGGYFDENDIGFINVLYGRSAGKTKVALSFSCEFSTSGSKTQSRLYSSSLSVTVVPDLPLALGLPITWILPPYYTTTSLLPSSSESYYDGQNHKGTIKYSLLSSIDKNALQNDAVFIDGDKIKTSESNNLACIQAKDRTTGRIEIASCVKVSEVTQVRIASKEVLFKVIDLAVGAEFDLPTTFYDTLGNPFYEAYNAVRVYAETNYPDVLAINKTADGKGNIHIKAIRHGKALVRVAISEAQQKSDYVLIRVGAHVYPRNPVLHIGSPLNLSIRGLNDKVSGQWVTTNESVISVDALSGVAKAIGEGSAQVYFHYERSKKLQTTITVLKGHSISVDAPKGMLTNVPYPTKGYNFSVKFSSTTYGESLDAPGGNKIISFDCRVDPPYVGYVEPWLDLDTGNSYCVFFPYSPEHLVHSIPKSEGTRPDVSVSIYASLKEHEHVLGSASALFIGGFSIMEMGKDPMQLSLTPDSNKTYITIVGNTDVEIHWNRRDLIMIVPISKDDFGVRGFARYEVKLLKGERFKDKIIITLPTNGQRMEIGITHEPEPDEKALSNVAINKTLWAKILGCLLLLILSISAFICFLDKPDRSQETSAPITATIASPATPYRSSPPVTNEMSPRTPQPFVDYVRRTIDETPYYKREGRRVNPQNTF